In the genome of Populus nigra chromosome 9, ddPopNigr1.1, whole genome shotgun sequence, one region contains:
- the LOC133703111 gene encoding protein DETOXIFICATION 40-like has product METDPPRIDFKLSYHDDETVGDELEQILADTEAPYFKRIRSASWVELKLLFHLAAPAVIVYLLNNVVSMSTQIFCGHLGNLELAAVSLGNNGIQMFAYGLMLGMGSAVETLCGQAYGSNRHEMLGIYLQRSTVLLMATGIFPLMMIYIFSKPILILLGEPVNIASAAAVFVFGLIPQIFAYAANFPIQKFLQAQSIIAPSAYISLGALVVHVLLTWLAVFKWNWGLLGAGLVLSLSWWIIVVAQFVYIVMSKKCRNTWKGFSVEAFSGLWSFFKLSAASAVMLCLETWYFQILVLIAGLLENAEVALDSLSVCMTINVWVFMISVGFNAAASVRVSNELGAGHPKSASFSVLVVTSCSFIISVIAAIIVMMFRDSISYIFTEGEVVAKAASDLSPFLAVTIILNGVQPVLSGVAVGCGWQAFVAYVNVGCYYLIGVPLGVLLGFTFDLGVKGIWSGMLGGTVLQTLILLWVTWRTDWNKEVEVAKNRLSSWDDKRQPLLQN; this is encoded by the exons ATGGAGACTGATCCTCCGAGAATAGACTTTAAACTCTCTTACCATGATGATGAGACAGTGGGCGATGAGCTTGAACAAATACTAGCAGATACTGAAGCACCATATTTTAAGAGAATCCGTTCAGCTTCCTGGGTTGAACTGAAATTGCTTTTCCACCTTGCAGCTCCAGCTGTGATAGTTTACTTGCTCAATAATGTTGTTTCCATGTCTACTCAGATCTTTTGTGGTCACCTTGGAAACCTTGAGCTTGCTGCTGTCTCTCTTGGTAACAATGGTATCCAAATGTTTGCCTATGGCCTTATG CTTGGTATGGGAAGTGCAGTAGAAACTCTGTGTGGCCAAGCATATGGATCAAATAGACATGAAATGCTAGGCATATACCTCCAAAGATCAACTGTTCTCCTCATGGCAACAGGGATATTCCCCTTAATGATGATCTATATATTTTCCAAACCAATCTTGATCTTACTTGGGGAGCCAGTCAATATAGCATCAGCAGCTGCAGTTTTTGTCTTTGGACTCATCCCTCAAATTTTCGCTTATGCTGCCAACTTTCCTATTCAAAAATTCTTGCAAGCACAAAGCATAATCGCACCTAGCGCGTACATATCACTAGGTGCACTTGTGGTGCATGTTTTGCTCACCTGGCTTGCAGTCTTCAAATGGAACTGGGGCTTACTAGGAGCAGGTCTTGTGTTGAGTTTATCCTGGTGGATCATTGTGGTGGCTCAGTTTGTGTACATTGTAATGAGCAAGAAGTGTAGAAACACATGGAAAGGTTTTAGCGTGGAGGCCTTTAGTGGGCTTTGGAGCTTCTTCAAACTGTCTGCTGCATCAGCAGTAATGTTATGTTTAGAGACGTGGTACTTTCAGATTTTAGTCCTGATTGCTGGATTGCTTGAAAATGCTGAGGTTGCATTAGACTCACTCTCAGTTTG CATGACAATAAATGTATGGGTTTTCATGATTTCAGTGGGTTTCAATGCTGCTGCAAG TGTGAGAGTGAGCAATGAGCTAGGAGCAGGACATCCAAAATCAGCATCATTTTCAGTCCTTGTGGTGACTTCATGCTCATTTATAATTTCAGTAATCGCAGCCATTATTGTGATGATGTTCCGAGACTCCATTAGCTATATCTTCACTGAAGGTGAAGTTGTTGCTAAAGCTGCCTCTGACCTCTCTCCATTCCTTGCTGTTACAATCATACTAAATGGTGTTCAGCCTGTTCTATCTG GGGTGGCTGTGGGATGTGGATGGCAAGCATTTGTTGCATATGTTAACGTAGGATGCTACTACCTTATTGGTGTTCCTCTAGGGGTGCTTCTTGGTTTTACATTTGACCTTGGTGTCAag GGTATCTGGTCAGGCATGTTGGGGGGCACAGTTTTGCAAACTTTGATTTTGCTGTGGGTCACTTGGAGAACAGACTGGAATAAAGAG GTGGAGGTTGCGAAAAACCGGCTGAGTTCATGGGATGACAAAAGGCAGCCTCTTCTACAGAATTGA